CCTGATTTATTCTGTCTTATGCCTTAATTATACTTATTCAAAAGTATAGTTTTCTGTAACATAAGTTACATTTGTTCATTACAATAAGTTTTCCAATTCTTCTCTGTTTTTAATTTTAATTTCAGATCCGTTTAATTCAATAAGACCACTATCCTCCATGCTCAATAATTCCCTTGATAATGAAGGTCTGGTCGTAGCCATAAAATCTGCCATCTGTTGCCTTGTCATTTCCGTGTTTGATACGTCTTTTTTTTCTGTTTGAATTAAAAAAGTTGCGATTTTTTGCCTCAACGAAAAACTAGACAACAATCTTACCTTGCTATTTAAGAAAAATGCTTTTTCTGCAAGAATCTTTATAAGATTAGTCATAATTTTATTTTTAATCGAAGTGGAGCTTTCAGATATATCGAAAAAACTTACAGGAATTTCAAGAATTTCGCAATCAGTGTTGCACACTAATGTAAAATCGCTGATTTTATTCAAATACGAATACACCTCAGCCATTACTTCCCCATGATTTTTGAAAATATTCACGACAGTGTTTTTCCCATTAATATCCGTCTTTTCAAGACTAAGCTTTCCGCTTTTCAGAACGTAGATTTTATTGCAAATATCTCCAGGGGAAAATACGTACGAATTTTTGTTGTATTTGTTTATTATTGAATTTGATTCAATAAGAAATTGTTTAAATTCTTCTTCTGTAAAATTTTTAAAAAGTTTTGAATTTATCATTTAATCACCATTATTTTTATACCCAATAATTTTTTATGTACAACAAAAAACGCATCAGAATTTTCATTCTAATGCGTTTGGTTTTAAGCGTATGGTAAATATTTTTTGTCGTCTGAATTGTATTTGGAGATTTCAACTGCTGCTATTGGATTAATTCCCAACGATTTTATTGCTTCCAATGTGTTTTTGATTTCTCCTAATCTTGAATCGTCTTTCTTGTAAAGTACGATTGCGTTTTGAATGTCTTTTGTCAAATCTGTAAGGTCTACTTTTTCCGAAATTGGACTTACAGCTGTAATTTTCTTATCGAAATTTGAATTGTATGCCTTAGCTAAATTTGCTGTGTTTTGATCAAAACTAAACACACCAACATTATCAAAACTATCTATTCTTCTGTTCAACAAACTCAATGCGCTATTTGAATTTTCATTGTAATCATTTGAAAGTACGCTAACTGTTTCAAGTCCCAATTTGTTTTGCAATTGTTCTTTGCTGAAAATATTAGGATCTTTGTAATAAGAAGCGAATGCATATGCTAGACCTATTAACATTCCCAAGAACAATCCTATTGCTGTGTCCATTTTATTGACAAGTTGTTTGATTTTCTTCTTGGCATTAGGTGCATCAACGACTTGAATGTTATCTTTTTTCATCGTTTTTTTAGTCAAATCTGTAATAGCTTTTAATGATTCTTCCAATACTTTGTTAGTTTGTTCGGCGCTTTCACTTGAATATTCCATTTCAATAATTGATGTAGATGGAACGCTTTTTACTTTCAAATCTTTCCTTAAATCAGAAGAGCTAACGCCATTTCCTACTTTTTCTGCTACTGTATCCAAAACAGAATTTGATTTAATCAATTGTTCAACATTTGAAACCAATTGTGTATTAATCATTGCGTCTACTTTGGAAACAACTGCTCCTTCTTTTTCAAAATCTTCTGGACTCCCCACCATTATTGAAACCTTTGATGAGTAAGAGTCCTTTCCCAAAACATTATTAAAAACATTTGTCAATAACGCACACACAAGCATTATTATTATAATGTGTGGCAATTTTCTAAGTATTGCTTGCCACGCTTCTTTTAAATTTAATTCTTCCAAGTTTATATCTCCTTAACTTTTTTATCTCTTTTACTCAATAACCACATTAAAACTATGCTCATAATCAATCCGTGATATAGAAGTCCTGTAAGTAAATCTACACTAATAAGATTGAACATAGGCACAATAGTTATTGCTATTGCTACCCACAAAGGCATTTTTTTGTATGAGATTTCATCCATAATTCCAATTAACCAACCAGTTATTGCAGAATAAGATAACATTCCGTAAAAACCAAAGTTAGCGTATCCATTTGCAATGAATCCAGTGTTTACCCAAGTATTTGGATGACCGTAATAAATCATCGAAATCAATGCTTGGATTGGATAATTATATGGATACAATTTTCCTCCAAATACCCAAGATTTGTCTGTCAAATACACGAAATCAATATTTTTGAATGCATCGTAATATCTGAAATGATTATCTGCAGTTACCATGAAAACACGTCTTACAATTACACTTATCGGTTGCCAATTGTCAGTTATCAAATAAAAAGCTAAGCACAAAAATGTAAGCCCTGCTAGTCCCATAGTCATTAAATTCCCAGTGTATTTGTTTCCCTTTACGATAGCTATAAAAATTACCAGTACAGGATAAAACAGCATTGACTTATGTGAAGTAAATCCAAAGAAAAATACTTGGCAAATCAATGTGATTACAGTTCCTAATTTTTTTCTATCCCAAAGGCAGAACACCAACAAAGTTGGGTTGATAATTTTACCATACCAGTTCATAAAATATGCAAATGGTCCCGGAAAGATTACTTCCGCGATTTCCCTTCTAGTGTCGTAAACTTTTCTAAAATCGAAATTCAAATATTTTAGTCCGCCTCGCATTATTATCCAAGCAAACATCAATATTCCCACCAGTGCAAAAGCATAAACTATGAAATTTTCGTTGATTTTTTTATCCGAAAAAGATAACCTCAATTTCGGTGAATTAGCGAAAATTTGCATAGTATAAAACGATGCTATCAACATGTACATATATAATCTGGAGAAATCCTTATAAGGATATATATTTAAACATGGTATGATTATCAAAACATAAAATAGCATCAGATAAAAATCACTGACCCTCTCTACTTTATGCCTTATCGTATAACACATTATCACAACCAAAGCGTAGGATTCTATCAATTTGTAAATATTTAAATTGTTCACAAGCCCCATGTACGAAAACAACGGACTTATTGCATAAGAATAACTCAAATCTAAAAACAATTTAAACATCAATGATAAGAACACAAAAAACCCTTTTGATTGGAACAATGCTTTTATATCATCAGTCATAAATTCCCCTTTTCATTTTTTTACTAAATTAGTATACCATAATTAAACGCGATAATAAACTAATTTACTTTATTTTTAGGGATTTCTCCGTTTTTAAATTGCATAATATTGTCAAAAGTAAATTCACCCATTTGAACTCTCGCAAGCTTAGTGGCATTTCCCAAATGAGGAGCCAATAAAATATTCTTGGCATTTCTCAAATCTTCTGAAATTTTGGGTTCAAATTCGTACACATCCAATGCACAACCAGCAATTTCTCCATCATTTAATGCATTTATCAAATCTTGTTCGCTTATAACTTTTCCACGCGATGCGTTGATAAGATATGCTGATTTTTTCATTTTTGAGAATGCTTTTGCATCTATTAAGTGATGTAATTTTTCGCTATAAGCTGTGTGTAAAGTTATTACGTCACTGTTTTCAAGTAAATAATTTAAATCTACTTGCTTTGCCCCATCAACTTCTTTTTTGCTACGATTGTAGAATATCACATTCATATCGAAAGCTTTGGCTTTTCTCATAACTTCAGTTCCAATTCTTCCAAGTCCAATTATTCCCAAAGTTTTCCCTTCCAATGTTTCTCCCAAACCATACACAGGCTTCCATCCTTCAAATGAATTATCATAGCAATCAGAATTCATCTTGGTAATATTTCTGAGTAGATCTATCATCAAACCAAAAGTCAATTCTGCAGTTGATTTTGTAGATGCAGATGCAGGTGCGTTTGTGACAATTATTCCTTTTTCTTTTGCGTAATCAATGTCAACATTATCAAAACCAGCGCCATAATTTGCAATTATTTTCAAATTTTTAGCTGCATCGATAATTTCTGAATCGATTTTTTCACTCAAAGGACACACTAATCCTTCGACATCTTTTATTCTAGTTTTCAATTCTTCTTTTGACAAAAAGTCCAAACTATCGTGATAATCTACTTCAAAATTCTCTTCGTATTTTTTTATAATTTCTTCAGGGATTCTATTAGTAATCAAAACTTTCATTACATATCCTCCATTCTTATCGTAGTCATTTTTCTATTTTCAAACATCGCCAAATACTTTGCATCTACGCTTTTTAATAATTTGAAAGCATCATCAAAGTGATATCTGTAATAATTTTCAAAGTGCGCATCGCTACCAACTGAGAATAATTTGCCCTTCATTTTTACGTATTTTTTGAGCGCAAATGTGTAATATTCTATGTTGTCGTATTGATACACACTTCTTGTGTTAAGCTCCAATGCTTTTTCATCATTAATGAGTTCTGCAAAAACTTTTGTCAAAAATTCATCCACAATATCCATATTTTTAGATTCCAATTTATTAAGTCTTAATGCATAATCAATGTGTGTTAACACGTCAAAATCTTTGAAATTATTCACAGCTTCCAGCATTTTTTCAAAATAATTTGTAAGAAACTCTCTTTGAGAGTAATCTTCTGGCTTTGGATTCATAAAATCTTTACCATTGAATTGATGAACTGACAAAAGTTGAATGTCATAATCTCTGCTGTTCACAGTGTTTTTGATTTTTTCCAAATTCTCAGTTGTGTAACCTATTTCTATTCCTTTTAAGATTTTTTGTGAACTTTTTTGGTTGTGTTCTTCAATCACTTTTACGTATTTGTCGTAATCAATGTCCACATCCTCAACTCTACCATCATTATAGGTAAATCCATAATCCAAGTGTTCGGTGGTGATAATGTCACCTTTGACAAGCTTCAAATAATTCTCAAATTTTTCTTTACTATCGAATGAAAATTCCGTATGACAATGTTGATCTCTATAATACATATTACTCCTTAAATGAACGAAAAGATGCTAAATAACTAGCATCTTTTACAATTATCCTTCTACTATTTTAATACCGCTTGATGCTCCGATTCTATCTGCTCCATTTTCTATCATAGATAAAGCTTCTTCTCTAGAATGAATTCCACCACTTGCTTTTACCATAGCTTTGTCTCCAACAGTATCTTTCATCAATTTGACATCTTCTACTTTTGCTCCGCCTGTTGAAAAACCTGTAGAAGTCTTCACGAAATCAGCGCCGCATTTTACAGAAATTTCGCAAACTTTTTTCTTTTCTTCATCAGTTAATAAACAAGTTTCGATGATTACTTTCAAAACTTTTCCTTTTGTAGCATCTCTTACAGCTTGGATGTCTTTTTCGACATAATCATAATCTTGTTCTTTTAATTTGCCGATATTGATAACCATGTCGATTTCATCTGCTCCATCTTCGATAGCAGTCTTTGCTTCAAAAGCTTTTGATTTGATACTCATAGCACCAAGTGGAAATCCCACAACAGTGCACACCAAAACGCTTGAATTTTCCAAAGACTTTTTAACGAAAGATGTATAGCAAGAATTTACGCACACGCTTTTAAAATCGTATTTGATTGCTTCATCACAGATTTTTTTGATGTCAGCTGATGTTGCATCTGCTTTTAATAAAGTGTGGTCGATATATTTATTTAATTCCATATTATTCACCCAATTCCAATGCGATTTCCATCATTTTTGTAAATGATGTTTGTCTTTCTTCAGGAGTAGTTTGCTTGTCTGAATGGAATGAGTCAGAAATTGTCAAAATAGTCAAAGCTCTTGCGTTGTTTGCTTTTGCTGTCAAATACAATCCGTAACTTTCCATTTCAACTGCTAACACGCCCATTTTTTCCCATTTTTTCCATTCTTCTGATTTTTGATTGTAGAAAATATCTGCAGAGAATACATTTCCAACGTGAACGTCGATGTTTTTTTCTTCTGCAACATTTACTGCTTTTCTCAACAAATCATAATCGCAAATCGCAGAAAAAGTTCCTTCCAAATCAAATTGGTGAGCAAAGTTGGAATCTGAACAACTTCCCATTGCTATTACGACATCGTATAAATCAAGGTCTTTGCTGTAAGCTCCCGCTGAACCGATTCTGATAAGATTTTCAACTCCGTATTCGTTGATAAGTTCGTAAGAATAAATTCCTATAGATGGAATTCCCATTCCAGTTCCCATAACAGAAATTTCTTTGCCTTTGTATTTCCCAGTGTATCCGAACATATTTCTAACTGCATTGAATTGTTTTACATCTTCCAAGAAATTATCTGCGATAAATTTCGCTCTCAATGGATCTCCTGGCAATAAAACTGTTTTTGCGATATCTCCTTTTTTCGCTTCGATATGTGGTGTTGACATAATAACCTCCTAATAATTTACTATAATCATATTCAAAAATTTTACCAAATCTAGTTGACAATCATCCAAGTAATTTTCAATGTACGTTTCATAATACACGCTAATCCCATCAACATTCACCTCTTTCAAATGTGGTGATTTTGAAATAAATTTGGCGTAGTATTTGGCTTCTGCAATTGTGCAGCAAGGACTTTGTCCCATGTACAACAAAATTTTTTGCTTAGATTTTTGATTGCAATATGCTTTTAATTTTTCGCTTAATTCTATTTTCATATTCTCTCAAATCAAATAAGAGAGAAATCTTGTTTCTCTCTTATTATATCATCAATTTGAACATTTTTGCTATTTTTCAAATCCTGGAACTAACAATCCGTAGTTGCCATCTTTTCTCTTATAAACAACATTTACATTATTTGTTTTTGAATCCAAGAATACGAAGAAATCATGATCGATTAATTCCATTTGCATGATAGCTTCTTCCTTATCCATTGGTTTGATTCCGAATTCTTTTGTCTTAACGATTGCACCTATTGGGATTTCTTTGTCGTTGTTTTCTTCAACAGCTTCAAATCTTATCGAATTACTTTCTGTAAATCTCTTTTGTAATTTTGTTTTGTGTTTTCTTATTTGTCTTGCTAACGCATCTTCAACTTTGTCGATAGCTGTTTTAATATCTTCGTTTGATTCTTCAGCTCTTAAAACAACTCCTTTATCTAAAATCATAGTGACTTCAACTCTCGCTTTGTCCTTTTCTTTTTTGAATACTACACGAGCTTGTTGTTCGTCATGGAAATATTTATCTAACTTGTGTAATTTAGATTCTGCCATTTGTTTCAAATCATCAGTCAATTTGATATCTTTTGTTACATAATTAAGTTTCATAAAATTCCTCCTGTTTATGAATTAAGAAATAATTTCTTATTTTCTTATTCTATATATACCCAATTTACATTTTTGCAAACGATACTAATCACTAAATTTAAAAAATCAAAAAAACTTCCCAAGTGCAAATTTTTCATTTGCTCTGGGGAAGTTTTCGTTATTTGATATATTTGTCGATAATGTTGATTACTTCTTCGATTTTTTCATCTGCATTATCATTTTCGATTGCATGTTTAACGCATGTTCTCATGTGTCCGTTTAAAATGTCGATGTTCGCTTTTTTCAATTGACCAATACAACTTAAAATCTGAGTAGAAATATCCACGCAGTATCTGTCCTCTTCAATCATATTTACAATCGCATCGAGTTGTCCACGAACTGTTTTGATTTTTTTGAGAGCTTTTTGTTTGTGTTCACTCATTATTTAACGGTAGCCTCAAATCCTATTTCATCAATAGCTTTGATGATATCAGCTTCATTAAAATCGCCTTGAACTACAGCTGTTTTGTCTTCCAATGAAACATTCACATCTGTAACTCCGTCAACTGATTTACAAGCTTTTGTCACTGATTCTACACAATGATTGCACACCATATCCAACACTTCAAATTCTTTTTTCATTATTTTTCCTCCTTAAAATTTTTAATTCTCAACGAATTTGTAACTACAGTTACAGAACTAAACGCCATTGCAGCTCCTGCTATCATTGGATTCAAAAATCCAAATGCAGCAATTGGTATTCCAATAACATTGTAGAAAAACGCCCAGAACAAATTCTGTTTTATTGTTTTAATTACTCTGTGACTTAATCTAATCGCAGTGTTAACTTTATTCAAATCTCCATTTATGATTGTGATGTCACTTGCTTCAATCGCAACATCTGTACCAGTTCCTATAGAAAAACCAACATCACTTGTCGCTAACGCTGGAGCATCGTTTATTCCATCTCCAACCATTCCGACTTTTTTGCCTTGGTTTTTTAATTCTAATACTTTGTCTGATTTGTCTTTTGGCAAACATTCAGCAATAACATGGTCGATGTTCGCTTTTTCTGCAATATGTTTTGCAGTATTTTCGCTATCACCAGTTATCATATACACATCGATATTATCTTCTTTTAATTTTGCAACGGCTTTTGGTGATGATTCTTTTATTTTATCTGCAATCAAAATATATCCGAAAAATTCGTCGTTTTTCCCAACAAGAACAACTGTATTTCCTTGAGATTGATATTTTTGAATATCTACATCGACATCAATATTATTGTCTCTCATCAATTTTTCATTGCCAATGTAGTAATTATCTCCATTTATTGTTGCTGAGAGTCCTTTACCAGTTATTGAATCGAAATCTTCAACTTTATAAAAATCGGAACCATTTTTTTCGTATTCTTTAACTACCGCATCTGCAAGTGGGTGTTCCGAGTTTTTTTCAATTGAGGACACAATTTTCAAGAAATCCGCATCTTCTGATTTGTAATCTACAACTTCTGGCTTTCCATTTGTTATTGTTCCTGTTTTATCCAAAATAACTGCATCGATTTTGTTCGCAGTTTCCAAAACTTCAGCACTTTTTATTAAAATTCCAAGCTCTGCGCCTTTACCACTTCCTACCATAATGGCTGTCGGAGTTGCAAGTCCCAATGAACAAGGGCACGCTATTACAAGAACTGAAACTGAATTTAACAACGCTTTGTCGAATTGTTTTGTCACAAAATAAGTGATGGCGAATGTAATCACAGCGATTACAATAACAATGGGTACAAAAACAGATGAAATCTTATCTGCTAGTCTTTGGATTGGCGCTTTGTTGGATTGTGCATCTTCCACTAATTTCACGATTTGACTTAGAACTGTATCTTCGCCAATTTTTTTCGCTTCAAATACAAATGATCCATTTTTATTAATCGTAGAGCCAATGCATTCATCTCCAACTTGTTTTTGTACAGGCATCGATTCTCCAGTAATCATAGATTCATCAATCGATGAGCTTCCTTCAATTATAATCCCATCAACAGCGATTTTCTCTCCTGGTTTTACGAGGATTTTATCTCCAACCATAACATCCTCAATATCCGTTTCAATCGTCTCACCATTTTTAATTACGTTCGCTTTTTTCGCTTGGAGTCCCATTAATTTACTTATAGCATCAGTAGTTCTAGTCTTCGCTCTTTTTTCGAAAACTTTTCCGAGTAAAATCAAAGTGATAACAACAGCAGACGATTCAAAATACAATTGGTCAGATCCTATTAATACGTGATAAATCGAGTAGAAGTAGGCAGCACTTGTTCCCAATGCTATTAGAACATCCATGTTTGCTCCTCCGCCTCTCAATGATTTGTATGCATTCACATAATATCTTCTTCCAATGTAGAATTGAACCACAGTTGCCAACGCCCATTGAAAATATCCATTACTTAAAATCGTGTGAACTCCAGCCATGTGAAAAAACATCGCTGAAAATAAAGGAATTGAAAAAATCGCAGAAATTATAAAATCACGTTTCAATTTTTCGTATTCAGTAATATTTTTTTCGTTAGCTATTTTATTGTCTGTTTTTATTTCTGCAGAATATCCTGCTTTGTCAACTAATCTTTTTACTTCAGAATTAGTCTTGTATCCTTCATAAAAACTAACCGTAAGTGAGTTTTGCAACAAATTCACGTTAACATCTTTGAAATTATTTTTGTTCAAAACTTTTTCAATTCTAGATGCACATGACTGACAGCTCATTCCTTCGATATCAAACTTCGATGTCTTTACCGGAACATCATACCCTGCTTTTTTTATTTTGCCTACGATAGTTTCTATATCGTATCCTTCTTTTAATTTCAAATATGCGTATTCTTGAAGTAAGTTCACGTTAACTGTGTCGATGTATTCGTATTTACTTAAAACTTTTTCTATTCTAGCCGCACATGATTCACAGCTCATGCCTTGTATTTTTAATTTTATTTCTTCCATTTTTTCTCCTTTTTTTCTCCTTTCTACCCCCCCCTACTGGTGGTATGGTTATTGTATAATATTTAAAATACTTTGTCAAGGATTTGGATTTGGATTATAATATTCATAATAAAATATGGAGGCAGATTATGGATTGGAAAAATTATGAAAATTTAAGCATGTTATCTGATTTCTACGAATTTACAATGATGAATGGATATTTGGAAAATAATATGGAAGATGAGTATGCTTATTTTGATTTGTATTTTAGAAGAATTCCTGATAACGGAGGATTTGTTATCGTTGCGGGATTAGAAGAAGTTGTAAAATATATTCAAAATTTGAAGTTTGACGAAAAAGACATCGAATATTTCAAGAGCAAGAATATGTTCAGCGAAAAATTCTTAGATTATCTTAGAAATTTCAAATTTGAATGCGATGTGTGGGCAATGCCTGAAGGTTCGGTTGCATTTCCTAATGAACCTTTGATGATAGTTCGTGGACCTGCTCCACAAGCACAATTGATAGAAACTTTTGCACTTTTGTCAATCAATCATCAATCATTGATTGCGACTAAGACGAATAGAATAGTTCACGCAGCTGAAGGAAGAGTTGTGATGGAATTTGGCGCAAGACGTGCACAAGGTGTTGATGCTACAGTTCTTGGTGCAAGAGCTGCTTTCATAGGCGGTGCTACTGCTACAAGCAATACTTTGACAGATATCACTTACGATGTTCCTGCTTTTGGTACAATGGCCCATTCATGGATTATGATGTTTGATTCAGAATACGAAGCATTCAAAAAATATGCCGAAATTTTCCCAAATTCTTGTTCACTTTTAGTGGACACTTACAACGTTTTAAAATCCGGTGTCCCAAATGCGATAAAAGTTTTCGACGAAGTTTTGAAACCTCGTGGAATTAAAAATATGTCTATCAGAATTGACAGTGGTGACCTTGCTTATTTGTCAAAACAAGCGCGTAAAATGTTGGATGATGCAGGATATGAAAACTGTCAAATCATGGCAAGTAATTCTCTTGATGAATACACAATCTCTGATTTGATTGAACAAGGAGCAAAACTAGATGGATTTGGAGTTGGAGAAAGATTAATCACTGCAAAATCAGATCCAGTTTTAGGTGGCGTGTACAAATTATGTGCGGTTGAAAAACCTAACGGAGAAATCATTCCTAAGATTAAAATCAGTGAAAATATCGAAAAAATTACAACTCCTGCATTCAAAACAGTTTACAGAATTTACGACAAAGATTCAGGCAAAGCAGAAGCCGATTTGATAACTCTTCACGATGAAAAAATCGACGAATCAAAAGATTTGGAAATATTCCACCCTATTCACACTTGGAAGAGAAAAACATTAACTAACTTCACAACAAAAGAATTGTTGGTTAGAGTGTTCGACAAGGGAGAATTGGTGTACGACCTTCCAACATTAGATAAAATAATTGAAAGAAAGAATGAACAAATTGCTGAACAATGGGAAGAAGTAAAAAGATTTGAACATCCTCATTTGTTCCACGTGGATTTGTCTCAAAAATTGTGGGATATAAAATACAATTTATTAATGCAAAGCAAATAATTAATTCAGCACAACCATAAAAATTTGGTTGTGCTTTTTTTGCAATCATGACCACCCGTAAAACGGGTGGTTTGTTCAAGGGCTATAAGCCCGAGTGATACCAACCAGCGTCTCAAGGCGCTGGTTTTCACTCCGTTCAAACCTAACTGTTTTTGCCACTTTAGCCTATCTCTGAAAGGGATTTTTAATTTCTATTTCATAAACGGATCTGTATATTCTTTTACACTCAATTTATCAAGTGCTATATCATGTTGCTCTTGTTCTCTTATATATTTTGCTATTGTCTTTTCATTCAATCCCACTGTGCTCACATAATATCCTTCTGCCCAAAAATGACGATTGCCAAATTTGTATTTTAAATTCGCATGTCTGTCAAACATCATTAGAGCACTTTTCCCTTTTAAATATCCCATAAAACTTGATACTGATATTTTGGATGGAATGCTTACTAACATGTGTACATGATCTGGCATCATATGCCCTTCTATTATTTCTACTCCTTTGTATTTACAAAGTAATTTGAATATTTCTATGAGACTTTCTCTATATTGATAAAATATCACTTTTCGTCTATACTTTGGAGTGAAGACTATGTGATACTTGCACATCCATTTTGTGTGAGACAATGAATTAGTTTTATTTGCCATAAAATCACCTCTTATTATTTTAGGTCTGAACAACTCTATTATAATACTTGGTGATTTTTTTGGTATAACCTAAGAACGCCTACCCGCATAGCGGGTAGTTTATTGTTTCGTTCGCAAGCGAACTCAACTGACTAAAGTCATCAAATCAAAAATCCACATGCATGACATGTGGATAAAATTTAGATATCGTATTGTACTAAAGTGTTGATGTAATATTTTTTGTTGACATCTCTTCCGCCAAGTTCAGTAAGTTCAATCAAAAATTCCATCGCAGTGATTTCGCCACCGTTTTTTTCAACTAACTTAGCTACTGCATTTACAGTTCCACCTGTTGCCAACAAGTCGTCAACGATTGCAACTTTGTCGCCTTTTTGGATTGCATCTTTGTGTACTTCTAATTTGTCAGTACCATATTCCAAATCATAAGAATACTCTGACACTTCTCCAGGAAGTTTGCCTGGTTTTCTTACAGGAACAAATCTTACTCCAAGAGCATACGCTACAGCTGAGCCGAACAAAAATCCTCTAGCTTCTGGAGCTGCAATCACAGTTATTCCTTTGTCTTTTAAATCTTCTACCATAAGGTCTACTGCGTGTTTGTAGGCATCTTTGTCGTTTAACAATGTAGTAATATCTTTGAACGAGATTCCTTCTTTTGGAAATCCGTCTATAACTCTAATTTTTTCTTTTAAATCCATTTTCATCACCGTTTCTTTTTTACTGTATTATCTACATCTATAGTATACCATATTGTGGGATTTGTTTGTTGTTAAATTATTTTTAGTTTTCTCAATCGTTATGTTTTTTATTTAAAAATTTTGTCAAAACAATTTATTTACAACTATATTTTTATATGTTACGATATGTTTGGAGAGTGATGTAATGGACAGTTCGAGTGTCTCGCAAATAATTGCGTTGGTGTTCTTGGTTACAATGTCCGCTGTGTTTTCATCAAGTGAAACGGCGATAACATCTGTAAGCAAAATAAAAGTTCGACAATTAGACCAAAAGGATAACAAAAATGCACATTTGCTAAAGAAATTGCACGATAATATG
This Finegoldia magna ATCC 53516 DNA region includes the following protein-coding sequences:
- a CDS encoding histidinol-phosphatase HisJ family protein, with the protein product MYYRDQHCHTEFSFDSKEKFENYLKLVKGDIITTEHLDYGFTYNDGRVEDVDIDYDKYVKVIEEHNQKSSQKILKGIEIGYTTENLEKIKNTVNSRDYDIQLLSVHQFNGKDFMNPKPEDYSQREFLTNYFEKMLEAVNNFKDFDVLTHIDYALRLNKLESKNMDIVDEFLTKVFAELINDEKALELNTRSVYQYDNIEYYTFALKKYVKMKGKLFSVGSDAHFENYYRYHFDDAFKLLKSVDAKYLAMFENRKMTTIRMEDM
- a CDS encoding metal-sensing transcriptional repressor, coding for MSEHKQKALKKIKTVRGQLDAIVNMIEEDRYCVDISTQILSCIGQLKKANIDILNGHMRTCVKHAIENDNADEKIEEVINIIDKYIK
- a CDS encoding heavy-metal-associated domain-containing protein, with product MKKEFEVLDMVCNHCVESVTKACKSVDGVTDVNVSLEDKTAVVQGDFNEADIIKAIDEIGFEATVK
- the deoC gene encoding deoxyribose-phosphate aldolase: MELNKYIDHTLLKADATSADIKKICDEAIKYDFKSVCVNSCYTSFVKKSLENSSVLVCTVVGFPLGAMSIKSKAFEAKTAIEDGADEIDMVINIGKLKEQDYDYVEKDIQAVRDATKGKVLKVIIETCLLTDEEKKKVCEISVKCGADFVKTSTGFSTGGAKVEDVKLMKDTVGDKAMVKASGGIHSREEALSMIENGADRIGASSGIKIVEG
- a CDS encoding Crp/Fnr family transcriptional regulator is translated as MINSKLFKNFTEEEFKQFLIESNSIINKYNKNSYVFSPGDICNKIYVLKSGKLSLEKTDINGKNTVVNIFKNHGEVMAEVYSYLNKISDFTLVCNTDCEILEIPVSFFDISESSTSIKNKIMTNLIKILAEKAFFLNSKVRLLSSFSLRQKIATFLIQTEKKDVSNTEMTRQQMADFMATTRPSLSRELLSMEDSGLIELNGSEIKIKNREELENLL
- the hpf gene encoding ribosome hibernation-promoting factor, HPF/YfiA family, with amino-acid sequence MKLNYVTKDIKLTDDLKQMAESKLHKLDKYFHDEQQARVVFKKEKDKARVEVTMILDKGVVLRAEESNEDIKTAIDKVEDALARQIRKHKTKLQKRFTESNSIRFEAVEENNDKEIPIGAIVKTKEFGIKPMDKEEAIMQMELIDHDFFVFLDSKTNNVNVVYKRKDGNYGLLVPGFEK
- the deoD gene encoding purine-nucleoside phosphorylase — encoded protein: MSTPHIEAKKGDIAKTVLLPGDPLRAKFIADNFLEDVKQFNAVRNMFGYTGKYKGKEISVMGTGMGIPSIGIYSYELINEYGVENLIRIGSAGAYSKDLDLYDVVIAMGSCSDSNFAHQFDLEGTFSAICDYDLLRKAVNVAEEKNIDVHVGNVFSADIFYNQKSEEWKKWEKMGVLAVEMESYGLYLTAKANNARALTILTISDSFHSDKQTTPEERQTSFTKMMEIALELGE
- a CDS encoding 2-hydroxyacid dehydrogenase family protein, encoding MKVLITNRIPEEIIKKYEENFEVDYHDSLDFLSKEELKTRIKDVEGLVCPLSEKIDSEIIDAAKNLKIIANYGAGFDNVDIDYAKEKGIIVTNAPASASTKSTAELTFGLMIDLLRNITKMNSDCYDNSFEGWKPVYGLGETLEGKTLGIIGLGRIGTEVMRKAKAFDMNVIFYNRSKKEVDGAKQVDLNYLLENSDVITLHTAYSEKLHHLIDAKAFSKMKKSAYLINASRGKVISEQDLINALNDGEIAGCALDVYEFEPKISEDLRNAKNILLAPHLGNATKLARVQMGEFTFDNIMQFKNGEIPKNKVN
- a CDS encoding YveK family protein, giving the protein MEELNLKEAWQAILRKLPHIIIIMLVCALLTNVFNNVLGKDSYSSKVSIMVGSPEDFEKEGAVVSKVDAMINTQLVSNVEQLIKSNSVLDTVAEKVGNGVSSSDLRKDLKVKSVPSTSIIEMEYSSESAEQTNKVLEESLKAITDLTKKTMKKDNIQVVDAPNAKKKIKQLVNKMDTAIGLFLGMLIGLAYAFASYYKDPNIFSKEQLQNKLGLETVSVLSNDYNENSNSALSLLNRRIDSFDNVGVFSFDQNTANLAKAYNSNFDKKITAVSPISEKVDLTDLTKDIQNAIVLYKKDDSRLGEIKNTLEAIKSLGINPIAAVEISKYNSDDKKYLPYA